The following are encoded in a window of Peromyscus leucopus breed LL Stock chromosome X, UCI_PerLeu_2.1, whole genome shotgun sequence genomic DNA:
- the Nbdy gene encoding negative regulator of P-body association, with product MGDQPCASGRSTLPPGNTREPKPPKKRCVLAPRWDYPEGTPSGGGTTLPSAPPPASAGLKSHPPPPEK from the coding sequence ATGGGGGACCAACCTTGTGCCTCCGGGAGATCCACGCTCCCACCAGGCAATACACGGGAACCCAAGCCTCCAAAAAAGCGCTGTGTCCTGGCTCCGCGGTGGGATTATCCAGAAGGGACTCCCAGTGGAGGTGGTACCACTCTCCCCTCGGCGCCTCCTCCTGCATCTGCTGGACTGAAGTCGCACCCTCCTCCTCCGGAGAAGTAG